In Planctomycetia bacterium, the following proteins share a genomic window:
- a CDS encoding argininosuccinate synthase has product LAIVEELNKIGGRNGVGRIDMVENRFVGMKSRGVYEAPGMTILYDAHRYIEQLTMDRDLMHLRDRLSPEVAEMVYYGFWYHAKMDALMAFIRDAERPVTGEVTLELYKGNIILAGRSSPNSLYDEGIATMEGGGSYNQTDAEGFLRIQGLPGRVQGRVTPRKF; this is encoded by the coding sequence CCTGGCCATCGTCGAAGAGCTGAACAAAATCGGCGGCCGCAACGGCGTCGGCCGAATCGACATGGTCGAAAATCGGTTCGTCGGCATGAAGAGCCGCGGCGTGTACGAAGCGCCCGGCATGACCATTTTGTACGACGCCCACCGCTACATCGAACAACTGACGATGGACCGCGACCTGATGCACCTCCGCGACCGGCTCTCGCCGGAAGTCGCCGAGATGGTGTATTACGGCTTCTGGTACCACGCCAAAATGGACGCGCTGATGGCCTTCATCCGCGACGCAGAGCGCCCCGTCACGGGCGAAGTGACGCTCGAGCTCTACAAGGGCAACATCATCCTCGCCGGCCGCTCGAGCCCCAACAGCCTCTACGACGAAGGAATCGCCACGATGGAAGGGGGCGGTTCTTACAACCAAACCGACGCCGAAGGTTTTTTACGGATCCAAGGCCTGCCGGGCCGCGTGCAAGGCCGAGTGACGCCGCGCAAGTTCTAG
- a CDS encoding putative quinol monooxygenase, whose translation MICLNVILQVKDPADVAKVRGHLVEQGKLSRAEPGCLRFEVYQSNNDPATFILVERWESQASVDEHRKAHAYTQIYQPHVIPLVNRTPHPSTLVE comes from the coding sequence ATGATTTGTCTGAATGTAATCCTGCAAGTCAAAGACCCGGCCGACGTCGCCAAGGTGCGGGGCCACCTGGTTGAACAGGGCAAACTCTCACGGGCCGAGCCGGGTTGCCTGCGGTTCGAGGTCTATCAATCGAACAACGACCCGGCGACGTTCATCCTCGTCGAACGCTGGGAATCGCAAGCGTCGGTCGACGAGCACCGCAAGGCGCACGCCTACACGCAAATCTACCAACCGCACGTCATTCCGCTGGTAAACCGCACGCCCCACCCGAGCACGCTGGTCGAGTAG
- a CDS encoding IS30 family transposase: MHQQLTEADRAVLAQLLELKYSKQKIASRLGVHRSTIFRELRRNTGSRGYDPQEAQQRTDTRRWVNRTPKMRNAQTLKYVQERLRQQWSPDQIAGRSEMDFPRDPKRRISRQTIYTWIDRQKRERHPEWRGCLRFGKPRRRRPEGRLRGAVSIDGRPHVVDTRQRYGDWEGDTIVGRDRRGGLVSLVERKSGYTLLKRVDNLKSRTVCDALTLKLKRLDPLLRRTATFDNGSEFAQHERLAQAAGVNIYFARPYAAWQRGTNENTNGLVRQSYPKGTDLAAESHRAVAAVEKLLNDRPRKRLAYRTPREVITQHLAHYGVAFGS; encoded by the coding sequence ATGCACCAGCAACTTACCGAAGCCGATCGCGCCGTCCTAGCTCAGTTGCTCGAACTGAAGTATTCCAAGCAGAAGATCGCCTCTCGGCTGGGCGTTCACCGCTCGACGATCTTTCGCGAGCTGCGACGCAACACGGGCTCGCGCGGTTACGATCCGCAAGAGGCGCAGCAGCGCACCGACACGCGTCGTTGGGTTAATCGAACTCCGAAGATGCGGAACGCCCAGACGCTGAAATACGTGCAAGAACGTCTGCGGCAACAATGGTCGCCCGATCAGATCGCCGGCCGTTCCGAAATGGACTTTCCGCGGGATCCCAAGCGTCGAATCTCCCGGCAGACGATCTACACCTGGATCGACCGACAGAAGCGCGAGCGGCATCCCGAATGGCGGGGCTGTCTCCGGTTCGGCAAGCCTCGCCGCAGACGGCCTGAAGGGCGTTTACGCGGCGCCGTCTCGATCGACGGTCGACCCCACGTCGTCGACACGAGGCAGCGTTACGGCGACTGGGAGGGAGACACGATCGTCGGCCGGGATCGTCGCGGCGGCTTGGTGTCGCTGGTCGAACGTAAAAGCGGCTACACCTTGCTCAAGCGGGTCGACAATCTCAAGTCGCGCACCGTGTGCGACGCCCTGACGCTCAAGCTGAAGCGGCTCGATCCGCTGCTGCGCCGCACGGCCACATTTGACAACGGTAGTGAATTCGCCCAGCATGAAAGACTGGCCCAAGCCGCCGGCGTGAACATCTACTTCGCCAGGCCCTATGCCGCCTGGCAGCGCGGCACCAACGAGAACACCAACGGCTTGGTCCGGCAGTCCTACCCCAAGGGAACCGATCTGGCGGCGGAAAGCCATCGCGCGGTGGCCGCCGTCGAGAAACTGCTCAACGATCGTCCGCGAAAACGACTCGCTTATCGGACGCCTCGCGAAGTGATTACACAACACCTGGCGCACTACGGCGTCGCGTTTGGTTCTTGA